One Endozoicomonas gorgoniicola DNA window includes the following coding sequences:
- a CDS encoding IS4 family transposase yields MEEVSSLAEKLKAHLPLHQARINFISQFVLSLIRARSTNLYRVAEEFQSEADAESSYRRIKRFFAGYEYSYEQLGEFILSCLDMDRYTLCMDRTNWKHGSKDVNYLVVSISWQGNSIPIVWECLDKRGGNSNTDERIALIERVLKIIPAEKIDNLLADREFIGHDWFEWLRQKKILCRLRIKGDVAVEHDNRKTTAGKLCRSVKFNQTVTWHTRKKVAGVPLYIAAHRTLKGLLIVVATEKPDGMIEDYYKRWDIETLFGCLKSRGFDMESTHMTKHDRMDKLMGLLAIAFAWCLLVGHWHYGEANQLPLNKHNRPAKSLFRLGLDMLRRVLKNKCAKNDQIAFQELLNVLSRT; encoded by the coding sequence ATGGAAGAAGTCAGCTCATTAGCCGAGAAGCTTAAGGCTCATTTACCCCTGCATCAAGCCCGAATCAACTTCATCTCACAATTTGTTCTATCTTTGATACGCGCCCGTTCTACTAATCTCTACCGAGTAGCCGAAGAGTTCCAGTCTGAAGCCGATGCCGAATCCAGTTATCGACGCATCAAACGGTTCTTTGCTGGTTACGAATACAGCTATGAGCAGTTGGGGGAATTTATCCTGAGCTGCCTCGATATGGATCGCTATACGCTATGCATGGACAGAACCAATTGGAAGCATGGCTCTAAGGATGTGAACTATCTGGTGGTCTCTATTTCCTGGCAAGGAAACTCTATACCCATTGTCTGGGAGTGTCTGGACAAACGTGGTGGCAACTCCAATACAGATGAACGCATTGCCTTGATAGAGCGGGTTTTGAAGATTATTCCGGCGGAAAAAATTGACAACCTTCTGGCTGATCGTGAGTTCATAGGTCATGACTGGTTTGAGTGGTTGCGACAGAAGAAAATATTGTGTCGCCTCCGTATAAAAGGTGATGTCGCAGTAGAGCATGACAATCGCAAAACCACAGCGGGGAAGCTTTGCCGTAGTGTGAAGTTTAATCAAACCGTCACTTGGCATACCAGAAAAAAAGTGGCGGGAGTACCGCTTTACATTGCTGCGCACCGCACCTTGAAAGGGTTGCTCATAGTTGTGGCTACTGAAAAGCCGGACGGCATGATCGAGGACTATTACAAACGCTGGGATATAGAAACGCTGTTTGGTTGTTTGAAAAGTCGTGGGTTCGATATGGAGTCTACACATATGACGAAGCACGACCGCATGGACAAACTTATGGGACTCCTCGCCATTGCGTTCGCGTGGTGTCTGCTTGTGGGGCACTGGCATTACGGTGAGGCTAATCAGCTCCCACTGAATAAACATAACAGACCAGCAAAAAGTCTGTTCAGACTGGGGCTTGACATGCTCAGACGAGTACTTAAAAACAAATGCGCAAAAAATGATCAGATTGCATTTCAGGAGCTGTTAAATGTTTTGTCCCGTACATAG
- a CDS encoding undecaprenyl-diphosphate phosphatase, whose protein sequence is MDAVQITVLALIQGITEFLPISSSGHLILPAQLLGWEDQGIAFDAAVHIGTLVAVMLYFRKDIWLLIRDWTLSLAGKGTTEYSRMAWYVGLATFPAVIFGLLLKMYGIDEAMRSTHVIIATTLIFGTLMGVADYFGKRKTSMSGMTLKSAMAIGFAQAIALIPGTSRSGITITAALMLGFKRETAARFSFLLSIPVTLGASLLVILDLVKSTEVVIWSELIAGALISGASAMLCIHFFLGMISRAGLMPFVIYRLLLALMLLIII, encoded by the coding sequence ATGGATGCTGTTCAAATTACTGTACTCGCCCTGATACAGGGCATTACCGAGTTTCTGCCTATTTCCAGCTCAGGACACCTGATTCTTCCAGCGCAACTGCTGGGTTGGGAGGACCAGGGAATTGCCTTTGATGCTGCGGTGCATATCGGCACACTGGTTGCCGTGATGTTGTATTTTCGCAAGGATATCTGGTTGCTGATCCGAGACTGGACGCTTTCACTGGCAGGCAAAGGAACCACAGAATACAGCCGGATGGCATGGTACGTTGGATTGGCGACATTTCCTGCGGTTATTTTCGGGTTGTTGCTGAAAATGTATGGGATTGACGAAGCCATGCGCTCCACGCATGTCATTATTGCTACAACTCTGATATTTGGCACCCTGATGGGCGTTGCTGATTATTTTGGCAAACGTAAAACCAGTATGTCAGGTATGACTCTGAAATCTGCCATGGCGATTGGTTTTGCCCAAGCCATCGCCCTGATTCCGGGTACTTCACGCTCCGGAATCACCATTACTGCTGCCCTGATGCTCGGTTTTAAACGGGAAACCGCCGCACGATTTTCTTTCCTGCTCTCAATCCCCGTTACACTGGGTGCCAGTTTGCTGGTGATCCTGGATCTGGTGAAATCTACTGAGGTGGTGATCTGGAGTGAACTGATCGCCGGAGCGCTGATTTCCGGTGCCAGTGCTATGCTATGTATTCATTTTTTCCTTGGCATGATCAGTCGGGCAGGATTGATGCCATTTGTCATTTATCGACTGTTACTGGCTCTGATGTTATTAATCATTATTTAA
- a CDS encoding Cof-type HAD-IIB family hydrolase: protein MTDSSVKFIATDMDGTLLDGQGQLDSAFFDLHQQLEQRGILFAAASGRQYYSLRETFKPIKDRMIFIAENGTLVMHKDKELYSCTINKTATHQIIDEARGVQGAHLVLCGKRSAYVETSDQQAMAEIKKYHHRCEQVDDLKRVEDDFIKVAICHFDGTEENVYPTLKQRFGNDHQVVVSGQIWLDLMNIEASKGKAIEYLQKSLGFTYEQTMSFGDYFNDIEMLQASYYSYAVENAHKDVKAFARFNAPSNEQFGVMQVIRKLLDNSSSLCIA from the coding sequence ATGACCGATTCTTCTGTAAAATTTATTGCCACTGATATGGACGGAACCCTGCTTGATGGACAGGGACAGCTGGACTCAGCCTTTTTTGATCTCCATCAGCAACTTGAACAAAGAGGTATTCTGTTTGCTGCTGCTTCCGGAAGACAATACTACAGTCTGAGAGAAACGTTCAAGCCAATCAAAGATCGGATGATTTTTATTGCTGAAAACGGCACGCTGGTTATGCATAAAGACAAAGAGTTGTATAGCTGCACCATTAATAAGACAGCTACTCACCAAATTATTGATGAGGCCAGGGGCGTTCAGGGAGCCCATCTGGTGCTGTGTGGTAAACGATCGGCTTATGTTGAAACCAGCGATCAACAGGCGATGGCTGAAATTAAGAAGTATCACCATCGTTGCGAACAGGTCGATGATCTGAAAAGGGTTGAAGATGATTTCATCAAAGTAGCGATCTGCCATTTTGATGGTACTGAGGAAAATGTTTACCCTACGCTTAAACAGCGGTTTGGTAATGATCATCAGGTGGTAGTCAGTGGTCAAATCTGGCTGGATCTGATGAATATTGAAGCCTCTAAGGGTAAAGCCATTGAATACCTGCAAAAGTCTCTGGGTTTTACCTATGAGCAAACCATGAGTTTTGGTGATTACTTCAATGACATTGAAATGCTGCAGGCCAGTTACTATTCCTATGCTGTAGAAAACGCTCACAAAGACGTGAAAGCTTTTGCTCGTTTTAATGCTCCAAGTAATGAGCAGTTCGGGGTTATGCAAGTTATCAGGAAGTTACTGGATAATTCTTCATCGCTGTGTATTGCTTGA
- a CDS encoding DUF4892 domain-containing protein codes for MVRANQLIHTLRQVCLSPVRTAFLLTTIIPMTATALDLQPYPAASVSLRVDEQRSNHPIVSSPMKKVNSVVLADEMQRLDGHLERRVYQLPSGHESDDGYQFFIQQLKARNVEPLFSCDSFGCGDSNFWANNIFRVSTLYGMSREQHYFLGRKVRPEEVVYYTVYSVKRGNRRVYTLVDEFTVEAGAESGSDDSPMAFYIDRLPVNADQLSRNDTYREVLSALKRDGSRQLLVNIELPVTLSEGVKGADEQIVTRQRQQAMLQEQLKADGITSDRFRVLSSYSTSSSRQAGIRLLLTQ; via the coding sequence ATGGTTAGAGCGAATCAACTCATTCATACCCTCCGGCAAGTTTGCCTGTCGCCTGTCAGAACCGCATTTCTGCTGACGACCATTATTCCCATGACTGCCACAGCACTCGATCTTCAGCCGTATCCGGCTGCTTCTGTCAGTCTCAGGGTTGATGAACAGCGCAGTAACCACCCGATTGTCAGCAGCCCAATGAAAAAGGTGAACAGTGTCGTACTGGCGGATGAAATGCAGCGTCTGGATGGACACCTGGAAAGACGGGTTTATCAACTGCCATCAGGTCACGAAAGTGACGATGGTTACCAGTTTTTTATACAACAGTTAAAAGCCCGGAATGTTGAGCCCTTGTTCAGTTGTGACAGCTTTGGTTGTGGTGACAGTAATTTCTGGGCCAACAATATTTTTCGTGTATCAACACTCTACGGCATGAGCAGAGAACAGCACTACTTTCTTGGCAGGAAAGTAAGACCAGAGGAAGTCGTTTACTACACCGTGTACTCCGTTAAGCGGGGGAATCGCCGGGTTTATACACTGGTGGATGAATTCACCGTAGAGGCTGGGGCGGAATCAGGCAGTGATGATTCCCCCATGGCTTTTTATATTGACCGGCTGCCAGTCAATGCTGATCAGTTGTCGCGTAATGATACGTATCGCGAAGTACTTTCAGCACTCAAGCGTGATGGTTCACGACAGTTGCTGGTTAATATAGAGTTACCTGTCACCCTGTCTGAGGGTGTTAAAGGTGCAGATGAACAGATAGTCACCCGGCAGCGGCAGCAGGCTATGTTGCAGGAACAGCTGAAGGCTGATGGCATAACGTCTGACCGGTTCAGAGTATTATCATCCTACAGCACATCGTCCAGCCGCCAGGCAGGCATCAGGCTGTTGTTGACCCAGTAA
- a CDS encoding MATE family efflux transporter, which yields MKQRSLTILKLATPIILAMLSQSLLNLVDAALVGPLGEEALAAVGAGSYANFVALALVAGLSAGVQAQVARRCGAGQKASCAVPVNHGIIIALLFALPASLLLMIMAPWILQLFSQGGVVHNAAETYFRIRVMALMAAAMSLSFRGYWNGTEQPSGFLRILVISHLFNAVVSYILIYGKLGLPAMGVAGAAMGTFLAMHLGALLNLTVLFRQVSHHGFLQPFRRSDWLNLKTLIKLAVPDSLQQTLFALGIMLFFAIIAQLGTREMAIAHVLMNISLFLILPGIGLGMAANTLVSQELGAKKPEMATTWGWSTVGIATILLSILSLPLLFVPEWVLGIFLHEPELINTARLPLQLTGVGIILDSASLVLTQTLLGAGANKTVLGIRFGAQWGFLLPVSWLLGTIVGAGLTTLWLLTILQRLISSTAFIVVWQRRQWSHIRI from the coding sequence TTGAAGCAGCGCAGTCTGACCATTCTAAAACTGGCAACCCCCATTATTCTTGCCATGCTGTCACAGAGCCTGCTGAACCTGGTGGATGCTGCGCTGGTTGGCCCCCTGGGTGAAGAGGCGCTGGCAGCGGTTGGAGCTGGCAGTTATGCCAACTTTGTTGCGCTGGCTTTAGTGGCCGGGCTCTCTGCGGGTGTCCAGGCACAGGTGGCACGCCGATGTGGCGCAGGCCAGAAAGCCAGTTGCGCGGTACCTGTTAATCACGGGATTATCATTGCCCTGCTCTTTGCCTTGCCGGCCAGCCTGTTGCTGATGATCATGGCCCCCTGGATTCTGCAACTGTTCAGCCAGGGCGGCGTGGTACACAATGCTGCCGAAACCTATTTCCGCATTCGTGTTATGGCACTGATGGCCGCAGCGATGAGCCTGTCCTTTCGGGGGTACTGGAACGGTACAGAGCAGCCATCCGGTTTTTTACGGATTCTGGTGATTTCCCACCTGTTCAATGCCGTAGTCAGCTATATCCTGATTTACGGCAAACTCGGTCTGCCTGCCATGGGTGTAGCCGGTGCAGCGATGGGTACCTTCCTTGCCATGCATCTTGGCGCGTTGCTGAATCTGACTGTACTGTTCCGGCAGGTCTCTCATCATGGTTTTCTGCAACCTTTCCGTCGTAGCGACTGGCTGAACCTGAAAACCCTGATCAAACTGGCTGTTCCCGATTCATTGCAGCAAACCCTGTTTGCCCTGGGCATCATGCTGTTTTTTGCCATTATCGCCCAGCTGGGTACCCGGGAGATGGCTATTGCCCATGTGTTGATGAATATTTCGTTGTTCCTGATTCTTCCCGGTATCGGTCTGGGTATGGCGGCCAACACGCTGGTCAGTCAGGAGCTTGGCGCAAAGAAGCCGGAAATGGCTACCACCTGGGGCTGGAGTACCGTCGGGATAGCCACAATATTGCTCAGTATTCTGAGTCTGCCACTGCTTTTTGTCCCTGAATGGGTACTGGGAATATTCCTGCATGAGCCGGAACTGATTAACACTGCCAGGCTGCCACTGCAGTTGACAGGAGTCGGCATTATTCTGGACTCTGCCTCTCTGGTACTGACCCAGACCCTGCTCGGAGCGGGTGCTAATAAAACCGTGCTGGGTATACGATTCGGGGCTCAGTGGGGTTTTCTTCTGCCCGTCAGCTGGCTACTGGGAACAATTGTGGGAGCCGGTTTAACGACACTCTGGTTGCTGACGATTTTACAACGACTAATCAGCTCTACGGCTTTTATTGTGGTCTGGCAAAGGCGGCAGTGGAGTCATATCAGAATTTGA
- the metH gene encoding methionine synthase: MLLLSEQRIQEAQERASQLQERLQQQILILDGAMGTMIQGYRLEEDDYRGERFTSHPCDVKGNNDLLCLTRPDIIQEIHQSYLDAGADILETNTFNATTIAMADYEMESLVPEINREAARLARAVADAETAKNPDKPRFVAGILGPTNRTASISPDVNNPGYRNVSFEALTTAYRQAAIDLLEGGADILMIETIFDTLNAKAAIYAVKDLFDELGFELPIMISGTITDASGRTLSGQTTEAFWNSVAHANPLSVGLNCALGAKELRPYLEDLSNIADTFVSAHPNAGLPNAFGEYDQTPEQMADIVAEFAQSGLINIIGGCCGSTPDHIAAIAQKMSSIPQRKVPVITKACRLSGLEPFNIAQDSLFVNVGERCNVTGSARFKRLIVEEDYDTALDVARQQVENGAQVIDINMDEGMLDARQAMVTFLNLIASEPDISRVPIMVDSSKWEIIEAGLQCIQGKGIVNSISLKEGEELFRHHARLCRNYGAAVVVMAFDESGQADTEARKIEICQRSYDILVNDIGFPPEDIIFDPNIFAVATGIEEHNNYAVDFINATRFIRDSLPHAMVSGGVSNVSFSFRGNNPVREAIHAVFLYHAIKNGLTMGIVNAGQLAIYEDIPAELRNRVEDVVLNRTPEGTDALLTIADEYRGDGTAQKQVEDLSWRELPVNKRLEHALVKGITTYIVEDTEAARQAAERPIQVIEGPLMDGMNVVGDLFGSGKMFLPQVVKSARVMKQAVAHLVPFIEEEKGDKVRSNGRILMATVKGDVHDIGKNIVGVVLACNNFEVIDLGVMVPCEKILQTAVEEQVDIIGLSGLITPSLDEMVHVASEMQRQGINLPLMIGGATTSKAHTAVKIEPEYHDDLAVYVTDASRSVGVATRLISQELKPQLVEETRAEYDKIRVRHNKRNNKRQLLTYQEAIDNRFQPDWNGYQPPAPAFTGVKVFEDFPLEQLVDYIDWTPFFITWNLAGKFPAILNDEVVGEAATSLYNDARTMLDELIQQKQIRARAAIGFWPAAQTDFDDIELYSDDSRSEVLTRLHHLRQQTPKPEDKPNYALSDFVAPKATGLNDYIGGFITTAGIGAEDLAKTYEEAGDDYNSIMVKALADRLAEAFAECMHEKVRKEFWHYAPQESLSNEQLIKEQYSGIRPAPGYPACPDHTEKATLFNLLKGEHNAQVSLTEHFAMMPAASVSGWYFSHPESKYFGLGKITPDQVASYAARKGISVEEAEKWLRPNLA; this comes from the coding sequence ATGCTGTTACTATCAGAACAACGAATTCAAGAGGCACAGGAACGTGCCAGTCAGCTGCAGGAACGACTGCAACAACAGATTTTAATTCTGGACGGTGCTATGGGTACCATGATCCAGGGTTACCGGCTGGAAGAGGACGACTACCGGGGTGAGCGTTTTACCAGCCACCCCTGCGATGTGAAAGGCAATAACGACCTGCTGTGCCTGACCCGACCGGACATCATTCAGGAAATACATCAGTCCTATCTGGATGCCGGTGCCGATATTCTGGAAACCAACACCTTCAATGCCACCACTATTGCCATGGCAGACTACGAAATGGAGAGTCTGGTTCCGGAAATTAATCGTGAAGCGGCCAGGCTGGCAAGGGCGGTAGCTGACGCAGAAACCGCAAAAAATCCTGACAAACCCCGATTTGTTGCCGGCATCCTGGGCCCCACCAACCGTACCGCGTCTATTTCACCGGACGTCAACAACCCTGGCTATCGTAATGTCAGCTTTGAAGCACTGACAACCGCTTACCGCCAGGCAGCCATCGACCTGCTCGAAGGCGGTGCTGACATCCTGATGATCGAAACCATTTTCGATACTCTTAATGCCAAAGCCGCCATTTATGCTGTTAAAGACCTGTTCGATGAACTGGGTTTTGAACTGCCCATTATGATTTCCGGCACCATTACCGATGCGTCCGGACGCACCCTGTCGGGTCAAACAACAGAAGCCTTCTGGAATTCCGTGGCTCATGCCAACCCGCTGTCGGTAGGCCTGAACTGCGCCCTTGGCGCTAAAGAGCTGCGCCCTTATCTGGAAGACCTGTCAAACATCGCCGACACTTTCGTCAGCGCCCACCCCAACGCCGGTTTGCCCAACGCCTTTGGTGAGTATGACCAGACACCGGAACAGATGGCAGACATTGTTGCTGAATTTGCACAGTCCGGGCTGATCAATATCATTGGTGGCTGCTGCGGCAGCACCCCTGACCATATTGCCGCCATTGCTCAAAAGATGTCGTCTATTCCGCAACGGAAAGTGCCGGTTATCACCAAAGCCTGTCGTCTGAGTGGGCTGGAGCCGTTCAACATTGCTCAAGATTCGTTGTTTGTAAACGTCGGTGAACGCTGCAATGTGACCGGTTCTGCCCGCTTCAAGCGCCTGATTGTAGAAGAAGATTATGACACAGCGCTGGATGTTGCCCGTCAGCAGGTAGAAAACGGCGCCCAGGTCATTGACATCAATATGGACGAAGGCATGCTGGATGCCCGTCAGGCCATGGTCACCTTCCTGAACCTGATCGCTTCTGAGCCAGATATCTCCCGCGTGCCGATTATGGTGGACTCTTCCAAATGGGAGATCATTGAAGCCGGCCTGCAGTGTATTCAGGGTAAAGGGATCGTTAACTCCATCAGCCTGAAAGAAGGCGAAGAGCTGTTCCGTCACCATGCCAGACTGTGCCGGAATTACGGTGCTGCGGTGGTGGTAATGGCGTTTGATGAATCAGGTCAGGCAGACACCGAAGCCCGCAAGATTGAAATCTGCCAGCGCTCTTACGACATTCTGGTCAACGACATTGGCTTCCCACCGGAAGATATTATCTTTGACCCGAATATCTTCGCCGTCGCTACCGGCATTGAAGAACACAATAACTACGCCGTTGACTTTATCAACGCTACCCGCTTTATTCGCGACAGTCTGCCCCACGCCATGGTGTCCGGTGGCGTCAGCAATGTCTCCTTCTCATTCCGTGGCAATAACCCGGTTCGTGAAGCCATCCATGCCGTCTTCCTGTATCACGCCATTAAAAATGGGCTGACCATGGGCATTGTCAACGCGGGACAGCTGGCGATCTATGAAGATATTCCTGCCGAACTGCGTAACCGGGTAGAAGACGTTGTGCTGAACCGGACTCCGGAAGGTACCGATGCACTGCTGACCATTGCCGACGAGTATCGTGGTGACGGGACAGCACAAAAACAGGTAGAAGATTTAAGCTGGCGGGAACTGCCCGTTAATAAACGACTCGAACATGCGCTGGTTAAAGGCATTACCACCTACATTGTCGAAGATACAGAAGCCGCCCGGCAGGCGGCAGAACGCCCCATACAGGTCATCGAAGGCCCATTAATGGACGGCATGAACGTGGTGGGCGACCTGTTTGGTTCCGGTAAAATGTTTCTGCCCCAGGTGGTAAAAAGCGCCCGGGTAATGAAACAGGCTGTCGCTCATCTGGTGCCGTTTATTGAGGAAGAAAAAGGCGACAAGGTTCGCTCTAATGGCAGGATTCTGATGGCAACGGTCAAAGGCGATGTCCACGATATCGGCAAGAATATTGTCGGCGTGGTACTGGCCTGTAATAACTTTGAAGTGATTGACCTGGGCGTTATGGTTCCCTGTGAGAAAATCCTGCAAACAGCTGTTGAGGAACAGGTCGATATTATCGGCCTGAGCGGGCTGATCACCCCTTCTCTGGATGAAATGGTTCATGTCGCCAGTGAAATGCAGCGTCAGGGCATTAACCTGCCACTGATGATTGGTGGTGCCACTACGTCTAAAGCCCATACAGCGGTTAAAATCGAACCGGAATATCATGATGACCTTGCCGTCTATGTAACAGACGCCTCCCGCAGTGTCGGGGTGGCTACCCGGCTGATCAGTCAGGAACTGAAGCCCCAACTGGTAGAAGAAACCCGTGCCGAATACGACAAAATCAGGGTTCGCCATAATAAGCGCAACAATAAACGTCAACTGCTGACCTATCAGGAAGCCATTGATAATCGCTTTCAGCCAGACTGGAACGGTTACCAGCCACCTGCTCCCGCTTTCACGGGTGTAAAAGTATTTGAGGACTTCCCTCTGGAACAGCTGGTTGACTACATCGACTGGACACCGTTCTTTATCACCTGGAACCTTGCGGGCAAGTTCCCTGCCATTCTGAACGACGAGGTCGTGGGCGAAGCCGCCACCAGTTTGTACAACGATGCCCGAACCATGCTGGATGAACTGATTCAGCAGAAGCAAATCAGGGCTCGTGCCGCCATTGGTTTCTGGCCAGCTGCACAAACAGATTTTGATGATATTGAGTTGTACAGCGATGATTCCCGCTCAGAGGTGTTGACCCGCCTGCACCACCTTCGCCAGCAGACACCCAAACCTGAAGACAAGCCTAATTACGCCCTGTCAGACTTTGTTGCACCAAAAGCAACGGGATTGAACGATTACATCGGCGGCTTTATCACCACGGCGGGCATTGGCGCGGAGGATCTGGCAAAAACCTATGAAGAAGCCGGTGACGATTACAACAGCATTATGGTCAAGGCACTGGCCGACCGGCTGGCAGAAGCCTTTGCCGAGTGCATGCATGAGAAAGTGCGGAAAGAGTTCTGGCACTATGCTCCGCAAGAGTCTCTGAGTAATGAACAGCTCATCAAAGAACAGTACTCCGGCATTCGCCCTGCCCCCGGTTATCCCGCCTGCCCTGACCACACTGAAAAAGCCACACTCTTCAATCTGCTGAAGGGGGAACATAATGCACAGGTGTCGCTTACCGAGCATTTCGCGATGATGCCTGCCGCCAGTGTCAGTGGCTGGTATTTCTCACACCCGGAGTCAAAATACTTTGGACTCGGCAAAATTACGCCTGATCAGGTGGCTTCCTACGCCGCCCGCAAAGGCATTTCTGTCGAAGAGGCTGAGAAGTGGCTCAGACCTAACCTGGCATAA
- a CDS encoding multidrug effflux MFS transporter has product MRQLNPDKHTTAVLVVLTLFAVVGPVSIDIFTPSLPAITQFFNTDHATAQWSVGIFMLGFSLSMLIVGPLSDRFGRKNTLLGGYSLYLLATIATLTTSSIHLFIAARFAQAIFGCFGTAVARTIARDYYSDKMEVKILAYISACLTIAPMAAPIAGGYIQQYAGWQYSFLVMAAFAIVAMLALTLLPEKAERNVNATTGMFKGYSAVLTDLRYMRFSVAAGVAFAGAFVFVAGAPFVLIEQLGINPKDYGFIFASAFAAYLVSATMGPKLTDRLSREQVTVLSGSTLMLGALISIASAWFSGGESVMGYVAGIVIYELGLGIFNPLCQARATEHMKSNIGTASGLIFFIEMLMATLISGAVGLLPVAGTMTLSAVTLASAAFASLCLMGTGKPAKQLTAQTA; this is encoded by the coding sequence ATGCGTCAACTAAACCCTGATAAACATACCACCGCCGTACTGGTCGTACTGACCCTGTTTGCTGTTGTCGGTCCAGTCTCCATTGATATATTCACACCGTCACTGCCTGCCATCACACAGTTCTTCAACACAGACCATGCCACCGCTCAATGGAGCGTGGGTATTTTTATGCTGGGTTTCTCTCTGTCCATGTTGATTGTTGGCCCGCTGAGTGATCGTTTTGGCCGTAAAAACACCCTGCTGGGCGGATACTCCCTGTACCTGCTGGCCACCATTGCGACCCTGACCACCAGCAGCATTCATCTGTTTATTGCTGCCCGTTTTGCCCAGGCGATATTCGGCTGTTTCGGTACCGCTGTTGCGCGAACCATTGCCCGTGATTATTACTCCGACAAAATGGAAGTAAAAATCCTGGCGTACATCAGCGCCTGTCTGACCATTGCTCCAATGGCAGCACCGATTGCCGGTGGTTATATCCAGCAATACGCTGGCTGGCAGTATAGTTTTCTGGTCATGGCGGCCTTCGCGATTGTCGCCATGCTGGCATTGACCCTGCTGCCGGAAAAAGCCGAGCGCAATGTTAACGCCACCACGGGTATGTTCAAGGGCTACTCTGCCGTTCTGACTGATCTGCGCTATATGCGTTTCTCTGTGGCTGCTGGTGTGGCTTTTGCCGGTGCCTTTGTCTTTGTCGCCGGTGCGCCTTTTGTTCTGATTGAGCAGCTGGGTATCAACCCGAAAGATTATGGCTTTATCTTTGCTTCTGCTTTTGCCGCTTATCTGGTCAGCGCCACCATGGGACCAAAGCTTACCGATCGCCTGAGCCGCGAGCAGGTCACTGTGCTGTCCGGTTCTACCCTGATGCTTGGCGCCCTGATCTCCATCGCCTCAGCGTGGTTCAGTGGTGGTGAATCTGTCATGGGTTATGTGGCGGGTATTGTGATATACGAGCTGGGTCTGGGTATTTTCAACCCGCTGTGTCAGGCTCGTGCTACTGAACATATGAAGAGCAATATCGGCACCGCATCGGGCCTGATCTTCTTCATTGAAATGCTGATGGCGACTCTGATCAGTGGTGCTGTCGGCCTGCTGCCTGTTGCCGGTACCATGACTCTGTCTGCTGTAACACTGGCCTCTGCAGCCTTTGCTTCCCTATGCCTGATGGGAACTGGCAAACCAGCTAAACAGCTGACTGCCCAGACGGCATAA
- the glaH gene encoding glutarate dioxygenase GlaH, translated as MVAATPLVQTVTEPEGYVIDVWPENHRLQVITLSQDTIVAFKQATEQWNLQSIEYKPFLRFAVADQLDKVCKGSLSPGLNRILTNRETGAFLLQYDSDEPESDTEFYVKLSTAVSHLIGVPNFDAMCGKYYARFAVENKDNSDSYLRQAHRRMELHNDGTYVNERTDFVLMMKLAERNVQGGESLLLHVDDWQELDKFYQHPLAREPIEWASPPSKNIDYKVSHPVFFEEDADGKPMMLFIDQFADPQNIDQGLYLYEMGESLEKDQNCFAVPLPPGSMLVIQNHIWLHGRDRFMADPGLYRELLRQRGHFYK; from the coding sequence ATGGTTGCTGCTACGCCCCTGGTGCAAACAGTGACAGAGCCTGAGGGCTATGTCATTGATGTCTGGCCTGAAAACCATCGCCTGCAGGTCATTACGCTCAGTCAGGATACCATTGTCGCCTTTAAGCAGGCGACGGAGCAGTGGAACCTGCAGTCCATTGAATACAAGCCGTTTCTCCGTTTTGCTGTGGCTGACCAGCTGGATAAAGTCTGTAAAGGCTCTTTGAGTCCCGGGCTGAACAGAATTCTGACGAACCGTGAAACCGGTGCCTTTTTGCTGCAATACGACAGTGATGAACCAGAGAGCGATACGGAATTTTACGTCAAACTGTCGACAGCCGTCTCACACCTGATTGGGGTGCCTAATTTTGATGCCATGTGCGGCAAGTATTATGCCCGCTTTGCCGTAGAGAATAAGGACAACAGCGACAGCTATTTAAGACAGGCTCATCGTCGTATGGAACTGCATAATGATGGCACCTATGTCAATGAGCGTACCGACTTTGTCTTAATGATGAAACTGGCAGAACGCAATGTGCAGGGTGGGGAGTCGTTACTGTTGCATGTGGATGACTGGCAGGAACTGGATAAATTCTATCAGCATCCACTCGCCCGGGAACCCATTGAGTGGGCATCGCCGCCCAGCAAGAATATTGATTATAAAGTCAGTCATCCGGTGTTTTTTGAAGAAGATGCGGATGGCAAACCCATGATGCTGTTTATTGACCAGTTTGCCGATCCCCAGAATATTGACCAGGGGCTGTACCTGTATGAAATGGGTGAGTCTTTGGAAAAAGACCAGAACTGTTTCGCTGTTCCTTTGCCTCCGGGTTCGATGCTGGTGATTCAGAACCATATCTGGTTACACGGCAGAGATCGTTTTATGGCGGACCCGGGGCTGTATCGTGAGCTTCTGCGTCAGCGTGGGCATTTTTATAAGTAG